A section of the Humulus lupulus chromosome 2, drHumLupu1.1, whole genome shotgun sequence genome encodes:
- the LOC133814676 gene encoding uncharacterized protein LOC133814676 codes for MVEDYDENTEYDGVDEYYEEEFPQPMDVKETPKVVALRDQVATQQQKLDTHEGNIATLQEIVNTMRATLAAQGLRVCPYGKVPTRQPAGVPPVHPAEVPPVDPVGVPPEHPTDVARDPPAGVPPVHPAGVGTPPVP; via the coding sequence ATGGTGGAAGACTACGATGAAAACACTGAATACGATGGCGTAGATgagtattatgaggaggaatTTCCTCAGCCCATGGACGTGAAGGAGACACCAAAAGTGGTGGCACTCCGCGATCAGGTGGCAACTCAGCAGCAGAAACTTGACACCCATGAGGGTAATATCGCCACCCTACAGGAGATAGTTAACACCATGAGGGCTACTCTAGCAGCACAAGGGTTGCGAGTGTGCCCCTATGGCAAAGTGCCAACTAGGCAGCCAGCTGgtgtgccacctgtgcacccagCTGAAGTGCCACCTGTCGACCCAGTCGgtgtgcctcccgagcacccAACTGATGTGGCACGAGATCCACCAGCAGGCGTGCCCCCCGTTCACCCAGCTGGAGTTGGAACCCCACCTGTGCCATAA